In Intestinibacillus sp. Marseille-P6563, a single genomic region encodes these proteins:
- a CDS encoding ABC transporter ATP-binding protein: protein MEIVQTQGLCKRYGDAMRVRELALSVPEGTVYGFLGPNGAGKSTTLKMILGLAHPTAGQITVFGQPLTAKNRLSILRDVGSLIESPSYYGHLTGEENLRIVQTLRGAPERNIAEVLQIVRLTGQKDKKVAHYSLGMKQRLGLASALLGFPKLLILDEPTNGLDPAGIQEMRELICELPKQFGMTVLVSSHLLSEIDQMADVVGIIANGELVFQDRLERLHARSRRNLALRTSNNAVAGEWLSRMGIQSEVQEDYLLLPDLEDAAVRQVGRALVGQGIDLLRLELRENSLEDIFLELTGGKAASL, encoded by the coding sequence ATGGAGATCGTACAAACACAAGGGCTCTGCAAGCGGTATGGCGATGCGATGCGGGTCAGGGAGTTGGCGTTATCGGTGCCGGAAGGCACGGTCTACGGATTTTTGGGACCCAATGGCGCAGGCAAATCGACTACACTCAAAATGATTTTGGGACTGGCCCATCCGACCGCCGGACAAATCACGGTATTCGGCCAGCCGCTGACGGCCAAGAACCGGCTGTCCATCCTGCGGGATGTGGGCAGTCTGATCGAAAGTCCGAGCTATTACGGCCATTTGACGGGCGAGGAAAACTTACGCATCGTGCAGACCCTGCGCGGCGCACCCGAACGGAATATTGCCGAGGTGCTGCAAATCGTGCGGCTGACCGGACAGAAGGATAAAAAGGTTGCGCATTATTCACTCGGCATGAAACAGCGGTTGGGGCTGGCCAGCGCGCTGCTGGGATTCCCCAAGCTGCTGATTTTAGATGAGCCGACCAATGGTTTGGACCCGGCCGGCATCCAGGAGATGCGCGAACTCATCTGCGAGCTGCCCAAACAGTTTGGCATGACTGTACTGGTGTCCAGCCACTTGCTCAGCGAAATTGACCAAATGGCCGATGTGGTGGGCATCATTGCCAACGGTGAACTGGTGTTTCAAGACAGGCTGGAGCGCCTGCACGCGCGCAGCCGGCGCAATCTGGCGCTGCGCACCAGCAACAATGCCGTTGCCGGGGAATGGCTGAGCCGCATGGGGATTCAATCCGAAGTCCAGGAAGACTATCTGCTGCTGCCCGATTTGGAGGATGCAGCGGTGCGGCAGGTGGGCCGTGCCCTGGTGGGGCAGGGGATCGATTTGCTGCGTCTGGAACTGCGGGAAAACAGTTTGGAGGATATTTTCCTAGAGCTGACCGGCGGAAAGGCGGCAAGTCTATGA
- a CDS encoding response regulator transcription factor, with translation MSYKILLVDDEPALRHMVRDILLAEQYIVFTAATCVEGAAVAAAEQPDAVLLDVMLPDGDGFSLFQRLRQERDVPVLFLSARDEDEARLRGLGLGADDYITKPFLPKELCLRLAAVLRRVYGQKQTASLTLGRRTVDWGTGTVSGGAQPVSLTAKEYALLHKLWCNRGNIVTIDALCAALWEGTLVGYENTLMVHIRRLREKIEDDPSHPRYLLTVRGLGYRLAPEGTS, from the coding sequence ATGTCTTATAAAATTCTCTTGGTCGATGATGAACCCGCCCTGCGACACATGGTGCGGGACATCTTATTGGCCGAACAATATATTGTTTTTACGGCAGCGACCTGTGTCGAAGGCGCGGCGGTGGCGGCCGCCGAACAGCCGGATGCAGTGCTGCTCGATGTGATGCTGCCTGACGGGGACGGTTTTTCGCTGTTTCAGCGCTTGCGGCAGGAACGCGATGTGCCGGTGCTATTTTTATCCGCCCGCGACGAAGATGAGGCGCGGCTGCGCGGCCTGGGGCTGGGCGCGGATGACTACATCACCAAACCCTTTCTGCCAAAGGAACTTTGCCTGCGGCTGGCCGCCGTTTTGCGCCGCGTCTATGGGCAAAAGCAGACCGCCTCTTTGACACTTGGTCGCCGTACGGTCGATTGGGGCACCGGAACGGTGTCGGGCGGTGCACAGCCGGTGTCGCTGACCGCCAAAGAATATGCCTTGCTGCACAAACTATGGTGCAACCGCGGCAACATTGTGACCATTGACGCGCTGTGTGCCGCGCTTTGGGAAGGCACACTCGTAGGGTATGAAAATACACTGATGGTGCATATCCGCCGGCTGCGGGAAAAGATCGAAGACGACCCATCCCATCCGCGTTATTTGCTGACCGTGCGTGGGCTGGGCTACCGTTTGGCGCCGGAGGGGACCTCATGA
- a CDS encoding sensor histidine kinase gives MKQATIFFRTVMLIVLAIVVTIGLFFVSLLSFVLYSAGQTQSWNAPMRSISDALSCDASNHYTFTGQELLQQQDLWAMLIDPDGVVVWSEAKPPEVPTTYSRNDIAAFTRWYLCDYPVQCQVRDDGLLVVGAPQNTTWKYTFESSLASLNVLFWGGPLFFLLSISMVVWLCSLLLRRWFRAEQKQRDQARADWVSGVSHDIRTPLSMVMGYASELEQDPSLSAAQRSKASVLVRQSQRIKELVNDLNLTMRLDYAMQPLRKTTLYPAALVRQVAAEVLNSGLDPRFSLSVDIASSPMPPLEADRFLLCRALYNLVGNCIQHNPDGCAITLGVKLQEKTYVLWVTNDAPHSTGAAPQPNAYGIEADGGAAHGTGLKLVGQIARAHGGRAIFHVTEAAYCCEIHLPVKRH, from the coding sequence ATGAAACAGGCAACCATCTTTTTCCGCACAGTCATGCTCATCGTTCTGGCCATTGTGGTCACAATCGGGCTGTTTTTTGTGAGCCTGCTGTCCTTTGTCCTGTATTCGGCGGGACAAACCCAGTCCTGGAACGCACCGATGCGGTCGATCTCCGACGCGCTTTCGTGCGATGCGTCCAACCATTATACCTTCACCGGGCAGGAACTGTTGCAGCAGCAAGACCTTTGGGCCATGCTGATTGATCCGGATGGCGTTGTGGTCTGGTCGGAAGCCAAGCCGCCCGAAGTCCCCACCACCTATTCCCGCAATGACATTGCCGCGTTTACGCGGTGGTATCTCTGCGATTATCCGGTGCAATGCCAAGTGCGGGACGATGGCTTGCTTGTCGTGGGCGCTCCGCAGAACACGACTTGGAAATACACCTTTGAATCTTCACTCGCCAGTTTGAATGTTCTCTTTTGGGGCGGTCCGCTGTTTTTTCTGCTCAGTATCAGCATGGTGGTATGGTTGTGTTCTCTTCTGCTGCGGCGCTGGTTCCGCGCCGAACAGAAGCAGCGCGACCAGGCGCGCGCCGACTGGGTCAGCGGCGTTTCGCACGATATCCGCACCCCGCTGAGCATGGTCATGGGGTATGCCAGCGAACTGGAGCAGGACCCTTCCCTATCGGCGGCGCAGCGGAGTAAGGCGTCTGTCCTGGTCCGGCAAAGCCAGCGCATCAAAGAACTGGTCAATGACCTCAATCTCACCATGCGGCTGGATTATGCCATGCAGCCGCTGCGCAAAACCACACTCTATCCGGCAGCGCTGGTGCGCCAAGTCGCTGCCGAGGTCCTCAACAGCGGTCTGGACCCGCGTTTTTCCCTGTCGGTCGATATTGCGTCTTCTCCAATGCCGCCGCTGGAAGCCGACCGGTTCCTGCTATGCCGGGCGCTGTATAATCTGGTGGGCAACTGCATTCAGCACAATCCAGACGGCTGCGCCATCACCCTTGGGGTCAAGTTGCAGGAAAAGACCTATGTGCTGTGGGTGACGAATGATGCCCCGCATTCCACCGGTGCTGCGCCCCAGCCCAATGCCTATGGGATAGAAGCCGATGGCGGAGCGGCCCATGGAACCGGACTCAAGCTTGTCGGGCAAATCGCACGCGCCCATGGCGGGCGTGCCATTTTTCATGTGACCGAAGCCGCCTATTGCTGCGAAATTCATTTGCCGGTAAAGCGGCATTAA
- a CDS encoding glycosyltransferase family 2 protein, with translation MDKISIIVPCYNEEKVLPLFYQEICKIFAGMPQVQGEFLFIDDGSRDHTLDILQSLVAQDTRCRFLSFSRNFGKEAAMYAGLQNAQGDYCVIMDADLQHPPSLLPEMYRVVRDEGYDCCAGFRQDREGEGKMRNFLSRAFYRLMDRICNLEMRDGAGDFRMMSRTMVQAILQCQEYNRYMKGLFSFVGFDTKWIPFHNTPRAAGETKWNLRSLFRYALEGIFSFSTAPITLVGVIGLVLVAAAFLFGMGLMVRGLIWAGTVNGLAVVVDVLLLLSGLQFIFLSIVGQYITKDYMENKNRPVYIVKRSGGTVKQNHA, from the coding sequence ATGGATAAGATCAGTATCATTGTACCCTGCTATAACGAAGAAAAGGTTTTGCCGCTCTTTTATCAGGAGATTTGCAAAATTTTTGCCGGCATGCCGCAGGTGCAGGGAGAATTTCTGTTTATCGACGACGGCAGCCGCGATCATACGCTGGACATTCTGCAAAGCCTGGTGGCGCAGGACACCCGCTGTCGGTTCTTATCCTTTTCGCGCAATTTTGGCAAGGAAGCGGCTATGTATGCTGGGCTTCAAAACGCACAGGGCGACTATTGTGTGATTATGGATGCCGATTTGCAGCATCCGCCGTCCTTGCTGCCCGAAATGTACCGGGTCGTCCGGGACGAGGGATATGACTGCTGCGCCGGGTTCCGGCAGGACCGGGAAGGGGAAGGCAAAATGCGCAATTTCCTTTCGCGTGCCTTTTACCGACTGATGGACCGAATTTGCAACTTGGAAATGCGCGATGGCGCCGGAGATTTCCGCATGATGAGCCGCACAATGGTGCAGGCCATCCTGCAGTGCCAGGAGTACAACCGCTATATGAAAGGTCTGTTCTCCTTTGTCGGGTTTGATACCAAGTGGATTCCGTTCCACAATACCCCGCGGGCAGCCGGGGAGACCAAATGGAATCTGCGCAGCCTGTTCCGGTATGCGCTGGAAGGGATTTTTTCGTTTTCCACGGCGCCTATCACTTTGGTGGGTGTAATTGGCCTGGTTTTGGTTGCGGCCGCCTTTCTGTTTGGAATGGGCCTCATGGTGCGTGGCCTGATTTGGGCTGGTACGGTCAATGGGCTGGCGGTTGTGGTCGATGTGCTTTTGCTTTTAAGCGGACTGCAATTTATCTTTTTGTCCATTGTGGGGCAGTATATCACCAAGGATTATATGGAAAATAAAAACCGTCCGGTGTATATCGTCAAACGAAGCGGCGGCACGGTCAAACAGAATCACGCATAA
- a CDS encoding GtrA family protein — MEQKRELGCYIISGGVTTAVNYVLYAAFLALHLDYLVANGLAWCGAVVAAYWMNRKWVFRSENAVGREFFSFAAARLLTLAVESACLWVAIDCLHILPIPAKLLVSVVTVVGNYVLCKYKIFASEGA, encoded by the coding sequence ATGGAACAAAAACGTGAACTGGGTTGTTACATCATATCCGGCGGTGTGACCACAGCGGTCAACTATGTGCTGTATGCGGCGTTCCTGGCGCTGCATCTGGACTATCTGGTCGCCAATGGTCTGGCTTGGTGCGGCGCGGTGGTTGCCGCCTATTGGATGAATCGCAAATGGGTCTTTCGTTCGGAAAATGCGGTCGGTCGGGAATTTTTCTCGTTCGCCGCAGCCCGGCTGCTGACCTTAGCGGTCGAAAGCGCCTGCCTGTGGGTCGCGATCGACTGTTTGCACATCCTGCCCATCCCAGCCAAGCTGCTGGTCAGCGTGGTGACGGTGGTAGGCAATTATGTGCTGTGCAAGTATAAGATTTTTGCCAGTGAGGGTGCATGA
- a CDS encoding YfhO family protein, whose amino-acid sequence MLLIGLIALWLSLLTSSGLLFGSEIDWYCQHIALAETIRTECIQQHTLAPAFLPLGGGTNGYQFAYYGYFRPDILLGCLLPQVPMTILVPLYLIVGYIAATLLCYALLRSHKLEPFWAFLGSGLFLSAACFFHLHRQIMFVNFLPFFLAALLTIRKGKMHVLPLWFFLICIHSFYYAPACMLIAGWYWYQQEGNLRFWKKYLSTTILGTAMAAMLLLPTGLAILEHRRASTGGGLVDILAPNLTLKGLLYSNYGIGLTAICLYALLLGLAYRRFRRDSIVYLVVTVWNLASYLLNGTLYTRPKILIPFLPLLVLHTVCILRAVFQREIQARLWPGIVLLGALIPYLNADRLPWLAADVLLVMGFMGCTRYVRQPAWYGLLLVLPYVLSIQISRTEDFAVQREAPAFSAGEYQQVYQDTRYRFDSLKAPLDQCNRLDFAGQKKSTMYSSVTNSAYNTVFFDVLQTPIRVNNRTAMIAESNPFLLRLMGVRYIQTPASKVPAGYTVIEQRDNVVLAENPSVLPIAYGTTEVMGQEQFDILDETEQLEAITTHTIVPEASVQEQTASIQTVQPSLDTIDWPDSVQVEETENGYRLHVTKESTISLSSEGLPADRILLLDFTVENHTRRAVEITINGIRNRLSNAAAPYPNGNDHFHYQISGAEGISELRITLTKGEYTIRDLRWQQCPLDLLTEQEIGPIEDSSEQAIVSGSLTMEEDGYLVTSIPLQHGMQLFIDNQETPIERVNLAFVGAKLTAGRHTIRLEFTPPGQQVGYGVSLLAFVLFGFTWYRRKEKRKNGTKT is encoded by the coding sequence ATGCTGCTAATCGGACTGATTGCGCTATGGTTATCCCTTTTGACGTCATCTGGTTTGCTGTTTGGGTCGGAGATTGACTGGTATTGTCAACATATTGCCTTAGCGGAGACCATTCGGACCGAGTGCATCCAGCAGCATACGCTCGCCCCGGCGTTTCTGCCGCTGGGTGGAGGGACCAATGGGTATCAGTTTGCATACTATGGATACTTTCGGCCGGATATCCTGCTTGGCTGCCTGCTGCCGCAGGTCCCGATGACCATTTTGGTGCCGCTGTATCTAATCGTGGGCTATATCGCTGCGACGCTGCTGTGCTATGCGCTGCTGCGAAGCCACAAGCTGGAACCGTTCTGGGCCTTTCTGGGCAGTGGTTTGTTCTTGAGTGCCGCCTGCTTTTTTCATTTGCACCGGCAAATCATGTTTGTCAATTTCCTGCCGTTTTTCCTGGCTGCGTTGCTGACGATACGAAAAGGAAAAATGCACGTCTTGCCTCTATGGTTCTTCCTCATCTGCATCCATAGCTTTTACTATGCCCCGGCTTGTATGCTCATCGCGGGCTGGTATTGGTATCAGCAGGAGGGAAACCTTCGGTTTTGGAAAAAATATCTGAGCACCACGATTTTAGGGACTGCCATGGCCGCCATGCTCCTGCTTCCCACTGGCCTTGCGATCTTAGAGCATCGCCGCGCATCGACAGGGGGCGGGCTTGTGGACATCCTGGCGCCCAATCTGACGCTCAAAGGGCTGCTGTATAGCAATTACGGCATTGGACTGACTGCGATCTGTCTGTATGCCTTGCTGTTGGGATTGGCCTATCGGCGTTTCCGGCGGGACAGCATCGTCTATCTGGTGGTCACGGTCTGGAATCTGGCGTCCTATCTGCTCAATGGCACGCTGTATACCCGGCCCAAGATCCTGATCCCGTTTTTGCCGCTGCTGGTGCTCCATACAGTTTGCATTCTGCGCGCTGTGTTCCAGCGGGAAATTCAGGCTCGGCTGTGGCCTGGCATCGTGCTGCTCGGCGCACTCATCCCGTATTTAAACGCGGACAGGCTGCCCTGGTTGGCTGCCGATGTGCTGCTGGTGATGGGATTCATGGGGTGTACGCGGTATGTGCGGCAGCCTGCCTGGTATGGCCTTTTGTTGGTGCTGCCGTATGTGCTGTCCATCCAAATCTCCCGGACCGAAGATTTTGCCGTACAAAGAGAAGCGCCCGCATTTTCAGCCGGGGAGTATCAGCAGGTCTATCAGGATACCCGCTATCGGTTTGACAGCCTGAAAGCTCCGCTCGATCAATGCAATCGGCTGGATTTTGCCGGGCAGAAAAAAAGCACCATGTATTCTTCGGTGACCAACAGCGCCTATAACACGGTGTTTTTCGATGTGTTGCAGACGCCCATCCGGGTTAACAACCGTACGGCCATGATCGCGGAAAGCAATCCATTTTTGCTGCGGCTGATGGGGGTGCGGTATATCCAGACACCGGCCAGCAAAGTCCCGGCCGGCTATACGGTCATCGAGCAGCGCGATAACGTCGTGCTGGCCGAAAACCCATCGGTTTTGCCCATTGCCTATGGGACCACAGAGGTCATGGGACAGGAGCAGTTTGACATACTGGACGAGACCGAGCAGCTGGAAGCCATCACGACCCACACCATTGTGCCCGAAGCCTCGGTGCAGGAGCAAACCGCATCCATCCAAACCGTGCAGCCGTCACTGGACACCATCGACTGGCCGGACAGCGTGCAGGTGGAAGAAACCGAAAATGGATACCGCCTGCATGTGACGAAGGAGAGTACCATTTCGCTATCCTCGGAGGGCTTGCCCGCCGACCGGATCTTGCTGCTGGATTTCACGGTGGAAAACCATACGCGGCGCGCGGTCGAGATTACGATCAATGGCATTCGAAACCGGCTTTCCAATGCCGCAGCACCTTATCCCAATGGCAATGACCATTTTCATTATCAAATTTCAGGGGCAGAAGGCATATCCGAATTGCGCATCACCCTCACAAAAGGAGAGTATACCATCCGCGATCTTCGCTGGCAGCAATGCCCGCTTGATCTTCTGACCGAACAGGAGATCGGGCCAATCGAGGATTCCTCCGAACAGGCGATTGTATCCGGCAGTCTGACCATGGAAGAAGACGGGTATTTGGTGACCTCCATTCCGCTGCAACATGGCATGCAGCTGTTTATCGATAACCAGGAAACACCCATTGAGCGGGTGAATCTGGCTTTTGTAGGGGCGAAGCTCACAGCTGGCCGGCATACGATACGGCTGGAGTTTACACCACCGGGACAACAAGTAGGATATGGCGTAAGCCTGCTTGCCTTTGTCCTGTTTGGTTTTACATGGTATCGACGAAAGGAGAAACGGAAAAATGGAACAAAAACGTGA
- a CDS encoding response regulator transcription factor — translation MQTSQILVVDDNPEIREILQILLSAEGFSVQQASDGMSALQWVQTQDFDLIILDVMMPGPDGYQTCQRIRASSNAPILFLSAKSQENDKLQGFLNGGDDYLSKPFSSNELIGRVKALLRRYQVYRGKKPASPLLQVRHVSVDPADHTVLVHGQPVALTDTEYALLLLLLRHPGQIFSPAAVYEQVWGEPFYAGANNTVMVHIRNLRKKIEEDPKHPVILKTVWGKGYCCEKLG, via the coding sequence ATGCAAACAAGCCAAATCTTAGTGGTGGATGACAACCCGGAAATCCGTGAAATTTTACAGATCCTTCTTTCTGCCGAGGGGTTTTCCGTCCAGCAGGCATCCGATGGAATGTCGGCGCTGCAATGGGTCCAGACCCAGGATTTTGATTTGATCATCCTGGATGTTATGATGCCCGGACCGGACGGTTATCAAACTTGTCAGCGCATCCGGGCATCCAGCAATGCTCCTATCTTGTTTTTAAGCGCCAAATCGCAGGAGAACGATAAGCTGCAAGGCTTTCTCAACGGCGGCGACGATTATCTGTCCAAACCCTTTTCTTCCAATGAGCTGATTGGTCGGGTCAAGGCATTGCTCCGCCGGTATCAAGTCTATCGCGGGAAAAAACCGGCCTCTCCCCTGCTTCAGGTGCGGCATGTTTCGGTCGACCCTGCTGACCATACCGTTCTGGTGCATGGCCAGCCGGTGGCTCTGACCGATACCGAATACGCGCTTCTCCTCCTCTTGCTGCGTCATCCGGGGCAGATCTTTTCTCCGGCGGCTGTTTATGAGCAGGTCTGGGGCGAACCGTTTTATGCCGGGGCCAACAATACGGTCATGGTGCATATCCGCAATCTGCGCAAAAAAATCGAGGAGGACCCCAAACATCCCGTCATCCTCAAAACCGTATGGGGAAAGGGTTACTGCTGTGAAAAACTGGGTTAA
- a CDS encoding HAMP domain-containing sensor histidine kinase: MKNWVKHWSLRKQLLAVLALAGLCATFVFCTLWGQEYRFWRFCQRFPSISWDEEAFAQTLREHAKDITIPEEGESDPKLDAFFELRDDYTAVNLYSMEDGLFLCGAMPRILQDISTRGLFDIGYSVTNGRAEMYYSEILEFQNCTVEAIIYSYHRVKTVYPYLGVCLLLGILTFLFPVLWFIHRKIQQISRLKESILTMASGDLTQPVPDCGGDEIGILSQELDQLRLALDENIQMETQSRKANQDLIAAMSHDLRTPLTILTGYLEILKLGHGNPVQHAEYLDRCLRKTQDLKAMTDKMFEYALVFSDHIEPHFAPFSIADIEKDLSEHCDFIELAGFTVHSDLPPIAGTVLADETMLKRVFVNLFSNILKYGDKQTPVSIVCSVEQAQLKISFSNAIRSHREKMESNRIGLKSAQEILSLHHGSLYYTEENQMFLLFLSLPIQGSTLDHKA; encoded by the coding sequence GTGAAAAACTGGGTTAAGCATTGGAGCCTGCGCAAGCAGCTTCTGGCGGTATTGGCGCTGGCCGGATTGTGCGCTACGTTTGTGTTCTGTACCCTTTGGGGTCAGGAATACCGCTTTTGGCGGTTTTGTCAACGGTTTCCGTCGATTTCCTGGGATGAAGAAGCTTTTGCGCAAACGCTGCGTGAACATGCCAAAGACATCACCATCCCGGAGGAAGGAGAATCCGACCCCAAACTGGATGCTTTTTTTGAGCTGCGGGACGACTATACTGCCGTCAATCTCTATTCGATGGAGGACGGCCTGTTTTTATGCGGGGCTATGCCTCGCATCCTTCAAGATATCTCCACGCGCGGCCTGTTTGATATTGGTTATTCGGTGACCAACGGCCGCGCCGAAATGTATTACTCGGAAATTTTAGAATTTCAAAATTGCACAGTGGAGGCTATCATTTACTCCTATCATCGAGTCAAGACCGTGTATCCTTATTTGGGCGTCTGCCTACTGCTGGGCATCCTGACGTTTTTGTTTCCAGTTTTGTGGTTCATCCACCGGAAAATCCAGCAAATTTCCCGTCTCAAGGAAAGCATTTTGACCATGGCATCCGGCGATTTGACCCAGCCGGTTCCCGACTGCGGCGGGGATGAAATCGGCATTTTATCGCAGGAGCTGGACCAGTTACGGCTTGCCCTAGATGAAAATATTCAGATGGAGACCCAAAGCCGCAAGGCCAATCAGGATTTGATTGCTGCCATGTCCCACGATCTGCGCACGCCGCTCACCATCCTGACCGGTTATCTGGAGATTTTAAAGCTGGGACACGGCAATCCCGTTCAGCACGCAGAATATCTGGACCGCTGTTTGCGCAAAACCCAGGACCTCAAAGCAATGACCGATAAAATGTTCGAATATGCCCTGGTATTTTCCGATCACATTGAGCCGCACTTTGCACCGTTTTCGATTGCAGACATCGAAAAAGATCTGTCGGAGCACTGTGATTTTATCGAACTGGCCGGGTTTACCGTGCATAGTGACCTCCCACCGATTGCTGGTACGGTCTTAGCCGACGAAACCATGCTCAAGCGGGTGTTTGTGAATTTGTTCTCTAATATCCTCAAGTATGGCGACAAACAAACCCCGGTATCGATTGTATGTTCTGTGGAACAGGCGCAGCTGAAAATCTCTTTTTCGAATGCCATTCGTTCCCACCGAGAGAAAATGGAAAGCAACCGGATCGGTTTGAAAAGTGCACAGGAGATCCTTTCCCTGCACCATGGCTCGCTCTATTACACCGAAGAAAACCAGATGTTTCTGTTATTTTTGTCGCTGCCCATACAAGGCAGCACACTCGATCACAAGGCATAA
- the rbr gene encoding rubrerythrin produces the protein MAQLKGSKTEANLMTAFAGESQAHTKYQYYASKAKKDGYVQMAAIFEETAHNEKEHAKIWFKLLHDDGIPSTMDNLKDAAAGENYEWTDMYATFAKEAREEGFDHIAFLFESVGKIEKEHEERYRKLLANIEGGLVFSRDGDMMWHCSNCGHIHIGQKAPEVCPVCAHPQAYFQLRAQNY, from the coding sequence ATGGCACAGTTAAAGGGCAGCAAGACCGAAGCAAATTTGATGACTGCATTCGCTGGCGAATCGCAGGCACATACCAAATATCAGTATTACGCATCCAAGGCTAAGAAGGACGGCTATGTTCAGATGGCCGCGATTTTTGAAGAAACGGCTCACAATGAGAAGGAGCACGCAAAGATTTGGTTCAAGCTTCTGCACGATGACGGCATTCCGTCGACGATGGACAACCTGAAGGATGCCGCTGCCGGTGAGAACTACGAATGGACTGACATGTACGCGACCTTTGCCAAGGAAGCACGCGAAGAGGGATTTGACCACATCGCGTTCCTGTTCGAGAGCGTGGGCAAGATCGAGAAGGAGCATGAGGAGCGTTACCGCAAGCTGCTGGCAAATATCGAAGGCGGCCTGGTATTCTCCCGCGATGGCGATATGATGTGGCATTGCTCCAACTGCGGTCACATCCACATTGGCCAGAAGGCGCCGGAAGTTTGCCCGGTTTGCGCACATCCGCAGGCATATTTCCAGCTCCGCGCACAAAACTATTAA
- a CDS encoding DUF1540 domain-containing protein, with the protein MDKCQANKAIRCTVTQCANHCTTSDYCALDTITVGTHETNPTQCKCTDCESFCCK; encoded by the coding sequence ATGGATAAGTGTCAAGCAAACAAGGCGATCCGCTGTACGGTGACCCAATGCGCAAACCATTGCACCACCAGCGACTACTGCGCGCTGGATACCATCACGGTTGGTACCCATGAAACCAACCCGACGCAGTGCAAGTGCACAGACTGCGAGTCTTTCTGCTGCAAATAA
- a CDS encoding copper amine oxidase N-terminal domain-containing protein, translating to MKKLFAAVLSASMICGVSIPAVAVDTVDTAQSGETAMQAADRELAYGTIVSIKTENDTPSQILIRSQAEGEILLQIDTSTILLDSGSGIPGNWTDLKEGDSIYAFHSPAMTSSIPPQTTAEAIVYNVPQDAGCAMLYNVGEIETTDDGIRFLTSDGSMYISANQDTTLSSLYTKEQVTLQDIQKGDRVFAWYSTVLESYPGQTYASKLVLIREESDTEKPSQYSIVLDHDMALGDEKAVRKNDVVMVPMRTVAETLGCTVTWDEETQSATMTNDTRTMTVTIGSDSYVSAAAPETGMIGMTSPTSLGCAPYVDDAYRTWIPAEAFTVLGGYEVNIDDATATVDIYTA from the coding sequence ATGAAAAAGCTATTTGCAGCAGTATTGAGTGCATCGATGATATGCGGTGTCAGCATTCCGGCCGTTGCGGTCGATACCGTAGATACTGCACAGAGTGGCGAAACGGCGATGCAGGCAGCAGACCGTGAGCTGGCCTATGGTACGATCGTTTCCATCAAGACCGAAAACGATACACCATCTCAGATCTTGATTCGCAGCCAGGCAGAAGGCGAAATTTTGCTTCAGATCGATACTTCTACCATTTTGCTCGATAGCGGCTCCGGCATTCCCGGCAACTGGACCGATCTGAAGGAAGGCGACTCGATCTATGCGTTCCATTCTCCGGCCATGACATCATCCATCCCGCCGCAGACAACCGCAGAGGCGATTGTGTATAATGTGCCGCAGGATGCAGGCTGTGCGATGCTGTATAATGTCGGCGAGATCGAAACGACGGACGATGGAATCCGATTTTTAACGAGCGACGGCTCGATGTACATCAGCGCCAATCAGGACACCACTCTTTCGTCGCTGTACACCAAGGAACAGGTTACTTTGCAGGATATTCAGAAGGGCGACCGTGTATTTGCCTGGTACAGTACGGTATTGGAGAGCTATCCGGGCCAGACCTATGCCAGCAAGCTGGTCCTGATCCGGGAAGAGAGTGATACCGAAAAGCCTTCGCAGTACAGCATCGTGTTGGACCACGACATGGCCTTGGGGGATGAAAAGGCAGTTCGCAAAAATGATGTTGTGATGGTACCCATGCGCACCGTGGCAGAGACGCTGGGCTGCACGGTTACATGGGACGAGGAAACCCAGTCGGCAACCATGACGAATGATACGCGCACGATGACAGTTACCATCGGCAGCGACAGCTATGTTTCGGCGGCTGCACCGGAGACCGGTATGATCGGCATGACATCCCCGACCTCTCTGGGCTGCGCCCCCTATGTCGATGACGCATACCGGACCTGGATTCCGGCCGAAGCGTTTACTGTTCTGGGCGGCTACGAAGTGAACATTGACGATGCTACGGCAACCGTTGACATCTACACCGCTTAA